One genomic region from Spirulina subsalsa PCC 9445 encodes:
- a CDS encoding putative bifunctional diguanylate cyclase/phosphodiesterase, which translates to MGQERTIGDLLCSARQGLTPETWENYLATLVEVQHHLLFAQGVKQVYGQVLAKLGQGSGADGAYWLERGCDGASGMAVQAVWWRESKVSHPLFPHSEAWRCLGAWFGPLERGQVVVKHREDLTPAEQALWDGYHIQSFLALPLWYQGRLLGMVGLERHQGATPWQEGEIELLGIAMSAIACQLHQQHQPLDSSPVSDSQPSLFHPIPEGNFQTSPAGHYLKVNPAFVNLIGYNSPEEFLRQVRYPQCLYVNPQRYLDYRRQLQQEDFLSDFEYCIYHRNGTRLWLSENVHGVRDEQGQLLYYDSTVVNITERRQIQSQLEYYASHDPLTGLMNLSAFVSQLTNALEQVKSAQNEFFVVLLIDLKRFQVINQSLGHLIGDQLLIELAYRLEMYVGSYGRVARLGGDEFAVLLDQVNDYEEVGELVDNLEEGFADPFWIQGHEIFVTGSIGIVRSHRESTGELYDSPEQLLRNAYRAIEQAKRQGGYTAKLFDSTLHPLLPDELKLEIALRKALDNQEFVIYFQPIISIQKPELYGFEVLVRWQHPQQGIIPPQDFIPLAEETGLIIPLGDWVLYQACQQVQNWSKQGVIPEHTNLSVNLAGQQFFVPDLVPRIREILHQTGLAPSRLRLEITEGVIMSNEQAIERLQQLKALGVGVGIDDFGTGYSSLSRLQAFPLDTLKIDRSFIWNMTSQQEEEIVKGIINLGLGLGLNLVAEGIETADQLESLQALGCQYGQGYWFAKPLSVGAVEQWLEQFNLN; encoded by the coding sequence ATGGGACAAGAGCGAACCATTGGGGATCTTTTATGTTCGGCACGGCAAGGATTAACCCCTGAAACCTGGGAAAATTATCTCGCTACGCTGGTTGAGGTACAGCACCACTTGCTGTTCGCTCAAGGGGTGAAACAGGTTTATGGGCAGGTTTTAGCTAAATTAGGCCAAGGAAGTGGCGCGGATGGGGCTTATTGGTTAGAACGCGGCTGTGATGGGGCTTCCGGGATGGCAGTTCAGGCGGTGTGGTGGCGGGAGTCGAAGGTGTCTCACCCGTTGTTTCCCCACAGTGAGGCCTGGCGGTGTCTGGGGGCTTGGTTTGGGCCATTGGAAAGGGGCCAGGTGGTGGTGAAACACCGTGAGGATTTAACCCCCGCCGAACAAGCCCTCTGGGACGGTTATCATATCCAAAGTTTCCTAGCGCTTCCGTTGTGGTATCAGGGGCGTTTACTGGGTATGGTGGGGTTAGAACGTCATCAGGGGGCTACACCTTGGCAGGAGGGGGAAATTGAACTGTTGGGAATTGCCATGAGTGCGATCGCCTGCCAACTGCACCAACAGCACCAACCGCTGGACAGTTCCCCAGTTTCAGACTCCCAACCTTCTCTATTTCATCCCATCCCCGAGGGCAATTTCCAAACATCCCCCGCCGGTCATTATTTAAAAGTTAACCCGGCTTTTGTCAATTTGATTGGCTACAATTCCCCCGAGGAATTTCTCCGCCAAGTTCGGTATCCTCAATGTTTGTATGTGAATCCCCAACGATATCTAGACTATCGCCGCCAACTACAACAGGAGGACTTTCTCAGTGATTTTGAATACTGCATCTATCACCGCAATGGAACCCGTCTATGGTTGTCGGAAAATGTTCATGGGGTGCGGGATGAACAGGGACAACTGCTGTATTACGACAGCACCGTAGTTAATATTACAGAACGGCGACAAATTCAATCCCAACTAGAATATTATGCCAGCCATGACCCCCTCACCGGATTAATGAATCTCAGCGCGTTTGTCTCTCAACTGACCAACGCCTTAGAACAGGTGAAATCGGCTCAAAATGAGTTTTTTGTCGTGTTATTAATTGATTTGAAACGCTTTCAGGTGATTAATCAGAGTTTAGGTCATTTAATCGGGGATCAACTGTTGATTGAATTGGCCTATCGTTTAGAAATGTATGTGGGAAGTTATGGCAGGGTGGCGCGTTTAGGAGGGGATGAATTTGCCGTTTTATTAGACCAAGTGAACGACTATGAGGAAGTGGGCGAACTGGTAGATAATTTAGAGGAAGGGTTTGCGGATCCCTTCTGGATTCAAGGTCATGAGATTTTTGTCACGGGGAGCATTGGGATTGTGCGATCGCACCGAGAATCCACCGGAGAACTCTACGACAGTCCAGAACAACTCCTGCGCAACGCTTACCGGGCTATTGAACAAGCCAAACGTCAGGGAGGCTATACCGCCAAACTCTTTGACAGCACCCTGCACCCCCTCCTCCCCGACGAACTCAAATTAGAAATTGCCCTACGAAAAGCCCTCGACAATCAAGAATTTGTCATCTATTTTCAACCGATTATTTCGATTCAAAAACCGGAACTCTACGGTTTTGAAGTCCTCGTCCGTTGGCAACATCCCCAACAAGGCATCATCCCCCCCCAAGACTTTATCCCCCTCGCAGAAGAAACCGGATTAATCATCCCTTTAGGCGACTGGGTACTCTATCAAGCTTGTCAACAAGTACAAAATTGGTCTAAACAAGGGGTGATTCCAGAACATACCAATCTCAGCGTTAATCTGGCCGGACAACAGTTTTTTGTTCCCGATTTAGTCCCCCGCATCCGCGAAATTTTGCACCAAACCGGATTAGCCCCCTCTCGTTTGCGCTTAGAAATCACCGAAGGGGTGATCATGTCCAATGAACAGGCCATTGAGCGCCTCCAGCAACTAAAAGCGTTAGGTGTTGGGGTAGGAATTGATGATTTCGGCACGGGTTATTCTTCCTTAAGTCGTTTACAAGCTTTTCCCTTAGATACATTAAAAATCGACCGTTCGTTTATTTGGAATATGACCTCACAACAGGAGGAAGAAATCGTTAAAGGTATTATTAACTTAGGCTTAGGATTAGGCTTGAATTTAGTTGCAGAAGGCATTGAAACAGCCGATCAACTGGAATCTCTGCAAGCGTTAGGCTGTCAGTATGGCCAAGGCTATTGGTTCGCAAAACCCCTAAGTGTGGGGGCAGTAGAACAATGGTTAGAGCAGTTTAATTTGAATTAA